A single window of candidate division KSB1 bacterium DNA harbors:
- a CDS encoding PorV/PorQ family protein: MKKTIAVCMMALALAVFAGQAAAGGVSKSAVLFLRIAPGARAAGMGESFCAVADDATAVFWNPAGLAFQKGREISLMHAKWLPQLADDLFYEFGAFRLPIEGLGTFGFNVTYINYGEQIWTGEEGPEELGRFTSYEFAVSAHYATLLNENLGLGLSMRYIRSSLADVPIGAAKDPGKATGFSMDLSALYKAPWLRGLSLGANLSNMGPKITYVDADQADPLPTNLSLGASYRLVDTEYNRLTLAVQGDKELVRRYKDGTSDPFYKALFTSWTDDSFSEELKEWIIGAGVEYWYANLIALRAGYHYDELGKVKFPSFGAGIQYSLYRFDFGYVAAAEGHPLAGTMRFSLTIGF; encoded by the coding sequence ATGAAGAAGACAATTGCTGTCTGCATGATGGCACTGGCCCTCGCGGTTTTCGCCGGACAGGCGGCCGCTGGGGGTGTAAGCAAATCGGCGGTGCTGTTCTTGCGCATCGCCCCTGGAGCGCGGGCTGCGGGCATGGGAGAGTCCTTCTGCGCCGTAGCCGACGATGCCACGGCAGTCTTCTGGAATCCCGCCGGACTGGCCTTCCAGAAGGGCAGGGAGATTAGCTTGATGCACGCGAAATGGCTCCCTCAGCTCGCCGATGACCTCTTTTATGAATTCGGCGCCTTCCGCCTTCCCATCGAGGGACTCGGGACCTTCGGGTTCAACGTCACCTACATCAACTATGGGGAGCAGATCTGGACCGGAGAAGAAGGGCCAGAAGAGTTGGGGCGCTTTACGAGCTATGAATTCGCCGTGTCGGCGCACTATGCTACCTTGCTCAATGAGAACCTGGGATTAGGACTTAGCATGCGCTATATCCGTTCCTCCCTTGCGGATGTGCCGATTGGTGCTGCAAAGGACCCGGGCAAGGCAACCGGATTCTCTATGGACCTCTCGGCATTGTACAAGGCGCCCTGGTTGCGCGGGTTGTCCTTGGGCGCTAACCTCTCTAACATGGGACCCAAGATAACTTACGTCGACGCGGACCAAGCGGACCCTCTGCCCACCAACTTGTCACTGGGCGCTTCCTATCGTTTAGTGGACACCGAATACAACCGGCTGACGTTAGCAGTTCAGGGTGACAAAGAACTGGTACGCCGGTACAAAGACGGTACTTCCGATCCTTTCTACAAGGCACTCTTTACCTCCTGGACAGATGACTCGTTCAGTGAAGAACTGAAGGAGTGGATCATCGGCGCTGGAGTCGAGTACTGGTACGCGAACTTGATCGCCCTCCGCGCGGGATACCACTATGATGAGCTGGGCAAAGTCAAGTTCCCCAGCTTTGGCGCCGGGATCCAGTATTCATTGTACCGTTTTGATTTTGGTTACGTGGCCGCGGCAGAAGGACACCCCCTTGCGGGGACCATGCGTTTCTCCCTGACCATTGGTTTTTAG
- the gcvPA gene encoding aminomethyl-transferring glycine dehydrogenase subunit GcvPA, translating into MKRTFTHLLPSTEEQRAEMLKAIGVKDFVELLAPIPEHLRLKGPLSLPEPLSEYEVTRLLTDLAEQNTTTGQATCFLGGGAYDHFVPAAVGHITSRPEFYTAYTPYQPEVSQGTLQAIYEYQSMVCMLTGMDASNASMYDGASALAEAALLAFNHTQRREILVSRAVNPFYIEAIRTYCHGQGIEVHFVDLEDGATEVDNLRGLISEKTAGVIVQHPNFYGCLEDVAELATVTHQAGALFITSNDPISLGLLQPPGAYGADIATGEGQPLGVPLSYGGPYLGIFAARQELVRRMPGRIAGQTVDTEGRTGYVLTYQTREQHIRREKATSNICTNQALVALAATVYLALMGKHGLRAVANLCVQKSHYLAAEIAKVPGFRLKFGRPFFKEFVVETPVPADEIVETLSKKGILAGLALGRYEAALSNCLLIAVTEKRTKKEMDGLVAALRECTRAKA; encoded by the coding sequence ATGAAGCGCACTTTTACGCATCTACTCCCTTCCACCGAAGAACAACGAGCCGAGATGCTCAAAGCGATTGGCGTGAAGGACTTTGTCGAGTTGTTGGCCCCCATCCCAGAGCATCTTCGCCTGAAGGGTCCACTTTCTCTGCCCGAACCCCTTTCGGAGTACGAGGTAACGCGGTTGCTGACGGACCTGGCAGAGCAGAATACGACCACGGGCCAGGCCACCTGTTTCCTCGGTGGAGGCGCCTATGACCACTTCGTGCCCGCAGCAGTCGGGCACATCACCTCGCGCCCAGAATTCTATACCGCCTATACGCCATACCAGCCCGAAGTGAGCCAGGGCACATTGCAGGCCATTTACGAGTATCAGAGCATGGTGTGCATGCTCACCGGCATGGATGCCTCTAACGCCTCCATGTATGACGGTGCCTCTGCATTGGCCGAAGCTGCCCTCCTCGCCTTCAATCATACACAGCGACGCGAGATATTGGTGTCGCGAGCGGTCAATCCGTTCTACATCGAGGCGATACGCACGTACTGCCATGGCCAGGGGATTGAAGTACACTTTGTCGATCTGGAGGACGGGGCAACCGAGGTGGACAATCTGAGGGGCCTCATCAGTGAAAAGACCGCAGGGGTGATTGTCCAACACCCCAACTTCTACGGCTGCTTGGAGGATGTGGCTGAGCTGGCCACCGTGACGCATCAGGCCGGTGCGCTGTTCATCACCTCAAATGACCCCATCTCCTTGGGGCTTTTGCAGCCACCGGGTGCCTACGGTGCAGATATCGCCACCGGGGAAGGGCAACCCCTGGGAGTGCCCTTGAGCTATGGCGGGCCTTACCTAGGGATATTTGCGGCGCGACAGGAGCTGGTACGCCGCATGCCCGGCAGGATTGCGGGCCAAACCGTGGATACCGAAGGGCGCACGGGCTATGTGCTCACGTACCAGACACGTGAGCAGCACATTAGGCGGGAGAAGGCCACCTCAAACATCTGTACCAATCAGGCCCTGGTAGCGCTAGCGGCCACGGTCTATTTGGCGCTGATGGGCAAGCACGGCTTGCGTGCAGTGGCCAATCTCTGTGTGCAAAAGAGCCATTACCTGGCTGCAGAGATTGCCAAGGTGCCAGGGTTTCGACTCAAGTTCGGCAGGCCTTTCTTCAAAGAGTTTGTGGTGGAGACTCCGGTTCCAGCAGATGAGATAGTCGAAACGTTGAGCAAGAAAGGAATTTTGGCTGGGCTGGCGCTGGGGCGATATGAGGCGGCGCTGAGCAATTGCCTTTTGATCGCGGTCACCGAAAAGCGGACAAAGAAGGAGATGGATGGGTTAGTTGCCGCCCTCCGTGAATGCACCCGTGCAAAGGCTTGA
- the gcvH gene encoding glycine cleavage system protein GcvH: MDVPKELLYTKDHEWLRVDGDIGTVGITAFAAGELGDVVFVELPAVGAQTKQAEPFGTIEAVKAVSDLYAPVSGQVVEVNEALSDKPEAVNTDPYGEGWMIKIKIADKAELRNLLSPEAYQAQIS, translated from the coding sequence ATGGACGTCCCAAAGGAGCTGCTGTACACCAAGGATCACGAGTGGCTGCGGGTTGATGGTGACATCGGGACGGTCGGGATTACCGCGTTTGCCGCTGGAGAGCTGGGCGATGTGGTATTCGTGGAACTTCCGGCAGTCGGGGCCCAGACCAAGCAGGCGGAACCATTTGGCACCATCGAGGCCGTGAAGGCTGTCAGCGATCTCTATGCCCCGGTGAGTGGACAGGTGGTGGAGGTCAACGAGGCTCTGAGCGACAAGCCGGAGGCGGTAAACACCGACCCGTATGGCGAAGGCTGGATGATCAAGATCAAAATAGCGGACAAGGCCGAATTGCGCAATTTGCTGAGCCCGGAGGCCTACCAGGCTCAAATCTCGTAG
- the accC gene encoding acetyl-CoA carboxylase biotin carboxylase subunit, producing the protein MFKKILIANRGEIALRVIRACKELGIATVAVYSEADADSLHVRFADEAVCIGPPPGHQSYMNIPRIIAAAEVTNADAIHPGYGFLAENPHFAEICESSGIAFIGPSAATIALMGDKAEAKRTMAKAGVPVIPGSDGTVNDKREALRIAEEIGYPIIIKAVAGGGGRGMRIVRRRQDFENAYLTARSEAESAFGNPQVYIEKYFENPRHIEVQVLGDSYGTVVSLGERECSIQRKHQKLIEESPSPAVDSRLRAKMSRAALRGAKAAQYRSAGTIEFLLDEDGQFYFMEMNTRIQVEHPVTEMVIGIDLLKEQIRLAAGAKLDKRIGEYHLRGHAIECRINAEDPDANFRPSPGRITGLHTPGGPRIRVDTHAYAQYQIPPFYDSLIAKVITHGHNREEAIGRMEWALEEFVIEGVKTTIPLHKRIMRDPDFRRGHYSTKFLEQFEKKGGM; encoded by the coding sequence GTGTTCAAGAAGATCCTCATAGCCAACCGCGGAGAAATCGCGCTGCGCGTGATTCGCGCCTGCAAGGAATTGGGCATTGCCACCGTAGCAGTGTATTCCGAGGCAGATGCCGATTCACTTCACGTGCGTTTTGCCGACGAGGCGGTCTGCATTGGGCCCCCTCCTGGCCACCAGAGCTACATGAACATCCCGCGCATTATCGCCGCCGCTGAGGTCACCAATGCCGATGCCATCCACCCGGGCTATGGCTTTCTGGCCGAGAATCCACACTTTGCCGAGATCTGTGAAAGCTCAGGCATCGCCTTTATCGGCCCGTCGGCGGCGACCATCGCCTTGATGGGCGACAAGGCGGAGGCGAAGAGGACGATGGCCAAGGCGGGTGTGCCGGTCATCCCGGGCAGTGATGGCACTGTCAACGACAAGCGCGAGGCACTGCGGATCGCCGAGGAGATCGGATATCCAATAATCATAAAAGCGGTCGCGGGCGGTGGCGGGCGAGGCATGCGCATCGTGCGCAGGCGTCAGGATTTCGAGAATGCCTACTTGACGGCGCGCAGCGAAGCGGAGTCTGCCTTTGGTAACCCCCAGGTCTACATTGAAAAATACTTCGAAAACCCTCGGCACATTGAAGTGCAAGTGTTGGGTGATAGTTACGGCACTGTGGTGAGCCTGGGGGAGCGTGAGTGCTCCATTCAGCGCAAACACCAGAAACTGATCGAGGAGTCACCATCTCCTGCAGTTGATAGCCGGCTGCGGGCCAAGATGAGCCGGGCCGCTCTCCGTGGGGCCAAGGCAGCTCAGTACCGCAGCGCCGGCACTATCGAGTTCCTTCTTGACGAGGACGGCCAGTTCTACTTCATGGAAATGAACACTCGTATCCAGGTGGAGCACCCGGTCACCGAGATGGTCATTGGCATTGACCTGTTGAAAGAACAGATTCGCCTGGCCGCTGGCGCCAAGCTCGACAAGCGCATCGGCGAATATCACCTGCGGGGTCATGCCATCGAGTGCCGCATCAACGCTGAGGACCCTGATGCCAATTTTCGGCCCTCCCCGGGCAGAATCACCGGCCTCCACACACCAGGTGGGCCGCGGATTCGCGTGGACACCCACGCCTATGCCCAATACCAAATCCCCCCCTTTTACGATTCGCTGATCGCAAAGGTCATCACCCACGGCCACAACCGGGAGGAAGCTATAGGGCGCATGGAGTGGGCACTGGAAGAGTTCGTGATCGAGGGGGTCAAGACTACCATCCCCTTACACAAGCGCATCATGCGGGACCCTGATTTCCGTAGAGGGCACTATTCAACTAAGTTTCTCGAGCAATTCGAAAAGAAAGGAGGAATGTGA
- the accB gene encoding acetyl-CoA carboxylase biotin carboxyl carrier protein, producing MKEAKLRKLIKLVEESDIEELEISSWGKSVRIRKTVLDHRPSPAVPARPETTVVVESPLPPAQAPAALPTQEAAPQPVTPPAQDIIEIKSPMVGTFYRRPSPEAEPYVEVGDIISPGKVLCIIEAMKLMNEIESEVSGKILKILVENAQPVEYGQPLFQVQLL from the coding sequence ATGAAAGAGGCAAAGCTACGCAAACTGATCAAGCTCGTCGAAGAGAGCGACATCGAGGAGCTGGAGATCTCCTCCTGGGGAAAGAGCGTGCGGATTCGGAAGACGGTCTTGGACCACCGCCCCTCGCCTGCGGTACCAGCGCGGCCGGAGACAACGGTCGTCGTTGAGTCCCCGCTACCGCCAGCTCAGGCACCTGCCGCGTTGCCGACTCAGGAGGCAGCTCCCCAGCCGGTCACGCCTCCCGCGCAGGACATCATCGAAATCAAATCCCCGATGGTGGGCACCTTCTATCGTCGCCCGTCACCCGAGGCAGAGCCCTATGTGGAAGTGGGCGACATCATCTCCCCAGGAAAGGTGCTGTGCATCATCGAGGCGATGAAGCTGATGAACGAAATCGAGTCGGAGGTCTCGGGCAAGATTCTCAAAATCCTGGTGGAGAACGCGCAGCCGGTGGAGTACGGCCAGCCTCTCTTTCAAGTACAGTTGCTGTGA